The Fragaria vesca subsp. vesca linkage group LG2, FraVesHawaii_1.0, whole genome shotgun sequence genome includes a window with the following:
- the LOC101303778 gene encoding transcription factor ABORTED MICROSPORES-like — protein MSLTASEFPSGKGVMNNIIMSNLIQRLRPLVGLKGWDFCVVWKLSEDQRFVEWMDCCCSGTEMSTQDGGYEDHLLFPVVSAVLPCRDTLLQHPRTTSCDLLSKMSSSVPLDSGIYAETLMSNQPSWLNFSNSTFSSTSAEEETVGTRVLMPIPGGLVELLVAKQVLEDQHVIDFITEQYNFSVEQNHIGPSFGVNLDIHDGIQSKQVILDHEQMDPSNRIICSSDNSAMNFLQQFTHNLGNRMKNSSYNVNSFEDPSHEQFLSDKQMDHSLHNCSAKTVFDQAMEAMQQSIMMSETQATHHMHMQFMDQSLEPDMDHEQDAGNNDKNSNIINDDGEQATDLNSDCSDHDQFDAEDDAKYRRRTGKGQAKNLVAERKRRKKLNDRLYELRSLVPNISKLDRASILGDAIEYVMELQNQAKKLQDELDDDHDHEEDRHVHEGAANKQCGITFQHNSIQSEIDQSQSGVDLKAEQNDHQAPNGFHLGTAGDGSVSKQSPDSEVIHDHKTQQMEPQVEVAQIDGNQFFVKVFCEHKPGGFVRLMEALSSLSLEVTNANVTSFRCLVSNVFIVERKDSGLVEADEVRDSLLELTKNPSKWRSDEMVKASEIGIGLDNNHHHHPHHQNLHNHHFSPYHLHHLPTEA, from the exons ATGAGTTTAACTGCTAGCGAGTTTCCTTCTGGAAAAG GTGTCATGAACAATATCATCATGTCAAATCTCATACAGAGGCTTAGACCCCTTGTGGGTTTGAAAGGATGGGACTTTTGTGTTGTCTGGAAACTTAGTGAAGACCAGAG GTTTGTTGAATGGATGGATTGTTGCTGTTCTGGGACTGAAATGAGTACTCAAGATGGTGGATATGAAGACCATCTTCTTTTTCCAGTAGTTTCTGCAGTCCTTCCTTGTAGGGATACCTTGTTACAGCATCCAAGAACCACATCTTGTGATCTGCTTTCCAAAATGTCTTCTTCGGTTCCCCTAGACTCCGG GATCTATGCAGAGACTTTAATGTCCAATCAACCGAGTTGGTTAAACTTCTCTAATAGCACATTTTCGAGTACTAGTGCAGAA GAAGAAACTGTCGGGACCAGGGTTTTGATGCCAATACCAGGAGGACTAGTTGAGCTTCTTGTTGCCAAACAA GTACTTGAAGACCAGCATGTTATTGATTTCATCACGGAGCAATACAACTTCTCAGTAGAACAGAATCATATTGGTCCAAGCTTTGGGGTAAACTTAGACATTCATGATGGAATCCAATCGAAGCAAGTAATTTTAGACCACGAACAAATGGATCCCAGCAATCGTATTATCTGCTCTAGCGATAATTCTGCCATGAACTTCTTGCAGCAGTTTACTCACAACTTGGGAAACAGGATGAAGAACAGTAGTTATAATGTCAATTCTTTTGAAGATCCATCACATGAACAATTTCTTTCTGATAAGCAAATGGACCACTCACTTCATAATTGTTCGGCAAAAACTGTGTTTGATCAAGCAATGGAGGCAATGCAACAGTCCATTATGATGAGTGAGACACAAGCTACACACCACATGCATATGCAATTTATGGACCAGTCATTAGAACCAGACATGGATCATGAGCAGGACGCCGGAAATAATGATAAGAATTCAAATATTATAAATGATGATGGGGAACAAGCTACAGATTTGAACTCAGATTGCAGTGATCATGATCAGTTTGATGCTGAGGATGATGCAAAATATCGGAGGAGGACTGGAAAAGGGCAGGCCAAAAACCTTGTTGCAGAGAGAAAGAGAAGGAAGAAGCTTAATGACAGGCTTTATGAACTTAGGTCTTTAGTTCCCAATATCTCTAAG TTGGACAGAGCTTCTATTCTTGGGGATGCAATAGAGTATGTGATGGAGTTGCAGAACCAAGCTAAAAAACTCCAAGATGAGCTTGATGATGATCATGATCACGAAGAAGATCGCCATGTTCATGAAGGTGCTGCTAATAAGCAGTGTGGCATCACTTTCCAACATAACAGTATACAATCAGAGATTGATCAGAGTCAAAGTGGGGTTGACCTTAAAGCTGAGCAAAATGATCATCAAGCTCCAAATGGGTTCCATTTGGGAACAGCCGGAGATGGTAGTGTCTCAAAACAAAGCCCCGATTCAGAAGTTATCCACGATCACAAGACACAGCAGATGGAG CCTCAAGTGGAAGTAGCCCAAATAGATGGGAATCAGTTCTTTGTGAAAGTCTTCTGTGAGCACAAACCTGGTGGATTTGTGAGATTGATGGAGGCTTTGAGCTCTCTGAGCTTGGAAGTTACTAATGCCAATGTGACTAGCTTCAGATGCCTTGTCTCTAATGTTTTCATTGTAGAG AGAAAGGATAGTGGACTAGTTGAAGCTGATGAAGTGAGGGACTCTTTGCTAGAGCTAACAAAGAACCCATCAAAATGGCGCAGCGACGAAATGGTGAAAGCATCAGAAATTGGGATAGGCTTGGACAACAATCATCACCATCATCCCCATCACCAAAACCTCCACAACCACCATTTCAGCCCCTACCATTTACATCATCTTCCTACTGAAGCATAA
- the LOC101303485 gene encoding transcription factor ABORTED MICROSPORES-like, with protein sequence MGVMNMTMYNLIIERLRPLVGLKGWDYCVLWKLSEDQRFIEWIGCCCSGIDEDSQNGGQELLFPVYQVFRCRDTMQHSRTSSCDILASLPSSMPLDSGIYAKTIMSNQPCWLNCSSSNSDSSAMLERDGTRVLVPTAGGLMIELFVSKDVFEDQHVIDFITAQCNIWREQDTLISASNTCSTNTPVLSPSMASLDPHDVNLPYDITVDRIHLCSSESSSPLNFLQHVTSYNSENRMKNSPSACTYNQGNSHEYSLDQPLENMEQQGTLDDQDSIKQADHSASDCSDQTDENTNYKRRNGKEPQSKNLVAERKRRKKLNEKLYKLRSLVPNISKMDKASILKDAIDYVKDLQRQVKELQDVLEDNSNGGGAKRTFNSISGNYNNYQSENQHGISMANKTESDKPQNGFHDSDHNTNEMGQQQMEPQVGVTQLDGNEFFVTVFCEQKPEGFVRLMEALDSLGLEVTNANVTSFRSLVSNVFKVEKRDSEILQADEVRDSLLEITRNPSKGYWPEMAKAKASGNDRSLDYDHDNKHHYHHHLHNYHNSTCHLQHLYD encoded by the exons ATGG GTGTGATGAACATGACTATGTATAACCTGATAATTGAGAGGCTGAGACCCCTTGTGGGTTTGAAAGGCTGGGATTATTGTGTCCTGTGGAAGTTGAGTGAAGACCAAAG GTTCATTGAGTGGATTGGTTGTTGCTGTTCTGGGATTGATGAGGACAGCCAGAATGGTGGACAAGAACTTCTGTTTCCAGTTTATCAAGTCTTTCGGTGCAGGGATACAATGCAACACTCAAGAACTAGTTCTTGTGATATCCTTGCTAGTCTTCCTTCTTCAATGCCCTTAGACTCTGG GATTTATGCAAAAACCATAATGTCAAACCAGCCCTGTTGGTTGAACTGCTCCTCCAGTAACAGTGATTCAAGTGCTATGCTA GAAAGAGATGGGACACGAGTTTTGGTTCCAACTGCAGGAGGGTTAATGATTGAGCTGTTTGTCTCCAAAGAT GTCTTCGAGGACCAGCATGTCATTGATTTCATCACAGCACAATGCAACATTTGGCGCGAGCAAGACACCCTGATCAGTGCAAGCAACACATGTAGTACAAACACCCCTGTACTTTCTCCATCAATGGCATCATTGGATCCTCATGATGTGAATTTGCCATACGATATCACAGTTGATCGAATCCACCTATGCTCTTCTGAGTCTTCTTCTCCATTGAACTTCCTGCAACATGTCACCAGTTACAACTCTGAGAACAGAATGAAGAATAGTCCTAGTGCATGTACCTATAATCAGGGTAATTCACATGAGTACTCTTTGGATCAGCCATTAGAAAACATGGAGCAACAAGGTACTCTGGATGATCAGGATTCGATAAAACAAGCAGACCATTCAGCTTCTGATTGCAGTGATCAAACTGATGAGAACACAAATTATAAAAGAAGAAATGGAAAAGAGCCTCAATCCAAAAACCTTGTTGCTGAGAGGAAGAGAAGGAAGAAGCTTAACGAAAAACTCTATAAACTTCGCTCTTTGGTTCCCAACATTTCCAAG ATGGACAAGGCTTCGATTCTCAAGGATGCGATTGATTATGTTAAGGACTTGCAGAGACAAGTGAAAGAACTCCAAGATGTGCTTGAAGATAATTCAAATGGAGGAGGAGCTAAGAGAACTTTCAATAGTATCTCCGGAAATTACAACAATTACCAGTCAGAGAATCAGCATGGAATTTCTATGGCAAATAAAACAGAAAGTGACAAGCCTCAAAATGGGTTTCATGATTCGGATCATAATACTAATGAGATGGGACAACAGCAGATGGAG CCACAAGTAGGAGTAACTCAGTTAGACGGCAACGAGTTCTTTGTGACAGTATTCTGTGAGCAGAAGCCAGAAGGGTTTGTGAGATTGATGGAGGCATTGGATAGTTTAGGATTGGAAGTGACTAATGCAAATGTGACTAGCTTCAGGAGCCTCGTCTCTAATGTGTTTAAAGTAGAG AAAAGGGACAGTGAAATACTGCAAGCTGATGAAGTGAGGGACTCTTTGCTGGAGATAACACGGAATCCATCGAAAGGGTACTGGCCTGAGATGGCAAAAGCTAAAGCATCTGGGAATGACCGTTCTTTGGACTATGATCATGATAATAAGCATCACTACCACCATCACCTCCACAACTACCACAATTCTACATGTCATCTTCAACATCTTTATGATTAA
- the LOC101314906 gene encoding uncharacterized protein LOC101314906: MAGGRFRELLKKYGKVALGVHCSVSAASIAGLYVAIKSNVDVESLIEKLPNLNPLKSSTEEKPTSESGPSAAVVEEKKRNRTAELAATSGGALALAFLCNKALFPIRVPITLAVTPPLAKFLARRRLIKTGL; the protein is encoded by the coding sequence ATGGCCGGTGGTCGCTTCCGCGAGCTTTTGAAGAAGTACGGCAAGGTGGCGCTGGGGGTCCACTGCTCCGTCTCGGCCGCCTCCATCGCCGGACTCTACGTCGCCATCAAGAGCAACGTCGACGTCGAGTCGCTGATTGAGAAGCTCCCCAACCTAAACCCTCTTAAATCCTCTACCGAAGAGAAACCCACCTCGGAAAGTGGGCCCTCGGCGGCTGTGGTGGAGGAGAAGAAGAGAAACCGGACGGCGGAGCTGGCGGCCACAAGCGGCGGCGCTCTGGCATTGGCTTTTCTCTGCAACAAGGCTCTGTTTCCGATTCGGGTTCCGATTACGCTGGCGGTTACGCCTCCTTTGGCTAAGTTCTTGGCCAGGAGGAGGCTTATCAAGACTGGTCTATGA